A portion of the Thunnus albacares chromosome 5, fThuAlb1.1, whole genome shotgun sequence genome contains these proteins:
- the cacna1fa gene encoding voltage-dependent L-type calcium channel subunit alpha-1D, translated as MDPAKKADAPPAGDAGKSDTLGSTGSARKRGGGAKKAMQANKSALRAPRALCCLTLSNPIRMAALALVEWKYPSLIPKPFDIFILLAIFANCVAMGVTKPYPDDDSNATNHKLEQVEYVFLVIFTIETFTKILAYGLVMHPSAYIRSGWNFLDFVIVIVGLFSVIAEAMTDHKPGEAHHAAGKPGGLDVKALRAFRVLRPLRLVSGVPSLQIVLNSIMKAMVPLLHIGMLVMFVIIIYAIVGLELFIGRMHKTCYSTVTGLIIEDDPTPCAFAGNGRFCVGNGTECRGKWEGPNGGITNFDNIFFAMLTVFQCITMEGWTDVLYWMNDAIGFEIPWIYFVSLVIFGSFFIINLVLGVLSGEFSKEREKAVARGELQKAQESKQMEEDMIGYMDWLIEAEDVDEEGNKRAAIAKKKMMKKFGWYKHSEDGGESDSDDDIAYLDDDNGFCASLMAKMMANSFCDQLCQLNHTMRKNCRVAVKTTNFYWLVLLLVFLNTVASASEHYGQPKWLTEMQERANKILLLLFTLEMLMKMYAFGLQIYFMALFNRFDCFVVCGGILETLLVEMEVIPPIGISVLRCIRLLRIFKMTRHWAALSDLVNSLLNSMKAICSLLLLLFLFLIIFALLGMQLFGGKFNFDETQMKRSTFDSFPQALLTCFQILTGEDWNAVMYDGIMAYGGPIFPNMVVCIYFVILFVCGNYILLNVFLAIAVDNLAGGGGKTKVEEKKEEEEEWDEDEEKEDEDAGNEEDDWQENEELRAIEGLEGVAPLKPEFSGPKEKIVPIPDGSSFFILGKKNCLRVACHNLIHHPYFTNFILIFIILSSISLAAEDPIKSHSFRNIVLGYADYVFTSVFTVEIVLKMTVYGAFLHTGSFCRNAFNLLDLLVVSVSLTSFFLHSSAISVVKILRVLRVLRPLRAINRAKGLKNVVQCVFVAIRTIGNILIVTTLLQFMFACIGVQLFKGRFYSCTDEAKHTPDECKGTFVVYKDGDMNHPMVRERIWENSDFNFDNVLMGMLALFTVSTFEGWPQLLYRAVDANAINRGPIYNYRVEISIFFIIYIIIIAFFMMNIFVGFVIITFREQGEAEFKNCELNKNQRQCVYYALKAQPIKIYIPKNPSQLKFWKIINSSQFEYVMFVLILGNTLTLAVQHYEQSKLFTSIMDILNMIFTVVFTIEMIIKLLALRAHHYFIDPWNSFDALIVVGSVLDIAVSEFSGGGGHGEGKGESGKVSITFFRLFRVLRLVKLLSKGEGIRTLLWTFVKSLQALPYVGLLIAMIFFIYAVIGMQSFGKVAVDDNTHINRNCNFQTFFMAVLVLFRCATGEQWQEIMLAALPGRRCDPESDTEPGEEFSCGSNLSYLYFISFFMLCAYLIINLFIAVIMDNFEYLTRDWTVLGTHHLDEFKRVWSDYDPEATGRIKHIDVVTMLRRIQPPLGFGKLCPHRVACKRLVCMNVPLHPDGTVTFNATLFALVRTSLKIKTEGPIDQQNEELKVIIKKLWKRTKPKLIDEVIPPPRGDEVTCGKFYASFLIQDYFKKFRKRKERERKSKKKDKAASLQQGLRTLQDLAPEMRLAMACDLEEEEGVDGEMTGDEIFDSEPGTSVNTTPASTPMPPIDSLIEQTTVIVEPEPKVENGGVITEQVTGLQEHQRPGSELAGISVVTEQPVKSDPLPIRVDSISELPPPPTPEITIEQVIAEEPVVAATTAVAEQVYCSEGDAASLASVDRYVYPEAVSPAPTETGYNEQSLERANSIGEIPYDTNGYVSNGYDGTNMNGESVAASPSPYPTNGYNGNGYTGYNENGSIISANGNGSTVNGCHENGSTVSGYTGNGYNGNENGNTQFVRRRLLPSIPRGHKPAFNFQCLRPQRSVDDVPIPGNYRGNVSPTRSRLQTQHSLDSRPSSVSSMSSASWANTTAAGTTPVPGIITPSARRGKLIYTPMILVDEATGTSQPLWNDGSASLPVGSRPGWYPGQTRTFTSMRVPPVNQGFVDKGSADSLVESILISEGLGVYARDPKFVSFAKREIAEACHMSLDEMENAAADLIARGTSQSISRFEDELADEMNCVISY; from the exons ATGGATCCAGCAAAGAAAG CAGATGCCCCTCCTGCGGGCGATGCAGGAAAATCAGACACCCTCGGGTCAACTGGCTCGGCcagaaaaagaggagggggggcCAAGAAGGCGATGCAGGCGAACAAGTCTGCCCTCAGGGCCCCCCgagctctctgctgcctcacaCTCAGCAACCCCATCCGCATGGCAGCACTGGCCCTAGTGGAGTGGAAATATCCTTCTCTGA TCCCCAAGCCCTTTGATATTTTCATTCTTCTTGCCATTTTTGCCAACTGTGTGGCCATGGGGGTCACCAAGCCGTACCCCGATGATGACTCCAACGCTACCAATCACAAACTG GAACAAGTCGAGTACGTCTTCCTTGTCATCTTCACCATCGAGACCTTCACTAAAATTCTTGCCTACGGCTTAGTCATGCACCCCAGCGCCTACATTCGCAGCGGATGGAACTTTCTTGATTTTGTCATCGTCATTGTCGG gttgTTCAGTGTGATAGCAGAGGCCATGACAGATCATAAACCAGGAGAGGCCCATCACGCTGCGGGAAAACCTGGAGGCCTGGATGTCAAAGCTCTCAGAGCATTCAGGGTGTTAAGACCGCTTCGACTTGTATCTGGAGTGCCAA GTCTACAAATTGTGTTGAACTCCATCATGAAAGCCATGGTCCCCCTTCTCCACATTGGTATGCTGGTCAtgtttgtcatcatcatctacGCTATCGTCGGCTTGGAGCTCTTTATCGGCAGGATGCACAAGACGTGCTACTCCACGGTCACAG GTCTCATCATAGAAGATGACCCGACACCTTGTGCTTTTGCCGGCAACGGGCGCTTTTGTGTCGGCAATGGGACTGAGTGTAGGGGCAAGTGGGAGGGTCCCAATGGCGGCATCACTAACTTCGACAACATTTTCTTCGCCATGCTGACAGTTTTCCAGTGCATCACTATGGAGGGTTGGACAGATGTGTTGTACTGG ATGAATGACGCCATTGGATTTGAGATTCCGTGGATTTACTTTGTTTCTCTGGTCATTTTTGgatcatttttcatcatcaatCTTGTATTGGGTGTGTTGAGCGG aGAGTTCTctaaggaaagagaaaaggctGTGGCGCGTGGGGAGCTGCAGAAGGCGCAGGAGAGCAAGCAGATGGAGGAGGACATGATAGGCTACATGGACTGGCTCATAGAGGCCGAGGATGTGGACGAAGAAGGAAATAAAC GTGCTGCGATCGCCAAgaaaaagatgatgaagaagtTTGGCTGGTATAAACACAGTGAGGATGGAGGAG AGTCAGACTCTGATGATGATATAGCGTACCTCGATGATGACAACGGCTTCTGTGCTTCTCTCAT gGCGAAGATGATGGCCAATAGCTTCTG TGACCAGTTGTGCCAGCTTAACCATACCATGAGGAAGAATTGCCGTGTGGCCGTGAAGACCACTAACTTCTACTGGTTGGTGCTTCTGCTGGTGTTTCTCAACACTGTGGCCAGTGCCTCCGAGCATTACGGACAGCCAAAGTGGCTCACAGAAATGCAAG AGCGAGCCAATAAGATCCTGCTGTTGCTCTTCACCCTGGAGATGCTGATGAAGATGTACGCCTTTGGCCTGCAGATCTATTTCATGGCACTCTTCAACCGCTTTGATTGCTTTGTGGTGTGCGGTGGCATCCTCGAGACACTGCTTGTAGAGATGGAAGTCATCCCGCCCATCGGCATCTCCGTGCTTCGCTGCATCCGACTGCTCAGGATATTCAAGATGACTCG GCACTGGGCTGCCTTATCTGACTTGGTCAACTCACTGCTCAACTCCATGAAAGCTATCTGCTCCCTTCTgctcctgctcttcctcttcctAATCATCTTCGCCTTGCTTGGTATGCAGTTGTTTGGAGGCAAATTCAACTTTGACGAGACTCAGATGAAGAGAAGTACTTTTGACTCTTTCCCCCAGGCTCTGCTCACTTGTTTCCAG ATCCTCACTGGAGAGGACTGGAACGCTGTGATGTATGATGGCATTATGGCCTACGGAGGGCCGATCTTCCCCAACATGGTGGTGTGCATTTACTTTGTCATCCTCTTTGTCTGTGGTAACT acatcctgcTCAATGTCTTCTTGGCTATCGCTGTAGACAACTTGGCAGGAGGCGGCGGAAAGACAAAAGTCGA agagaaaaaggaagaggaagaagagtgggatgaggatgaagagaaagaggatgaaGATGCAGGG AACGAAGAGGATGATTGGCAGGAAAACGAGGAGCTGAGGGCCATTGAGGGACTGGAAG GAGTTGCTCCATTGAAGCCAGAGTTCTCAGGACCCAAAGAAAAGATCGTCCCAATCCCAGATGGAAGCTCCTTCTTCATTCTTGGAAAGAAAAACTG TTTGCGAGTCGCCTGCCACAACCTCATCCATCACCCCTACTTCACCAacttcatcctcatcttcatcatcctcagtAGTATTTCCCTGGCTGCTGAGGATCCAATCAAATCTCACTCATTCAGGAACATC GTTCTCGGTTACGCCGATTATGTTTTCACTTCGGTTTTCACAGTGGAGATCGTACTAAAG ATGACAGTCTACGGAGCTTTTCTGCACACCGGCTCCTTCTGTAGAAACGCCTTCAACCTTCTTGACTTGCTGGTCGTCAGTGTGTCGCTCACATCTTTCTTTCTACA CTCAAGTGCGATCTCCGTGGTGAAGATTCTTCGAGTACTTCGAGTGCTCAGGCCCCTTCGAGCCATTAACAGAGCCAAGGGACTAAAG AATGTGGTGCAGTGCGTGTTCGTGGCGATCCGCACCATCGGCAACATCTTGATTGTCACAACACTCCTTCAGTTCATGTTTGCCTGTATTGGAGTGCAGCTCTTCAAG GGCAGATTCTACAGCTGCACAGATGAAGCAAAACACACTCCAGATGAGTGcaa GGGAACTTTTGTGGTCTATAAAGACGGGGATATGAACCACCCCATGGTGAGAGAGAGGATTTGGGAAAACAGCGATTTCAACTTTGACAATGTGTTAATGGGCATGCTGGCTTTGTTTACCGTATCAACATTTGAAGGCTGGCCTCA GCTCCTGTACCGGGCTGTAGATGCCAATGCCATAAACAGAGGACCCATTTACAACTACCGAGTAGAAATCTCCATCTTTTTCATCatctacatcatcatcattgccTTCTTCATGATGAACATCTTTGTGGGTTTTGTCATCATCACATTTCGAGAACAAGGAGAGGCCGAGTTCAAAAACTGCGAACTCAACAAAAATCAA CGCCAGTGTGTGTACTACGCACTGAAAGCTCAACCTATAAAGATTTACATTCCCAAAAACCCATCCCAGCTCAAATTCTGGAAAATCATTAACTCCAGCCAGTTTGAGTACGTCATGTTTGTGCTGATTCTGGGCAACACCCTCACTCTGGCCGTTCAG CATTACGAGCAGTCAAAACTATTTACTTCCATCATGGACATCCTCAACATGATCTTCACTGTGGTTTTCACGATAGAGATGATCATCAAGTTACTGGCGCTCCGGGCTCAT CACTATTTCATTGATCCTTGGAATTCATTCGACGCTCTGATTGTGGTCGGGAGCGTGTTGGACATTGCGGTCTCTGAGTTTAGT GGAGGAGGCGGCCACGGAGAG GGTAAAGGAGAAAGTGGAAAAGTGTCCATCACGTTCTTCCGTTTGTTCCGAGTCTTGAGGTTGGTCAAACTGCTCAGCAAAGGAGAGGGCATCCGAACCCTCCTCTGGACTTTTGTCAAGTCCCTCCAG GCTTTACCTTACGTCGGTCTGCTCATCGCAATGATCTTTTTCATCTACGCTGTGATCGGCATGCAG TCATTTGGGAAAGTTGCCGTTGACGACAACACACATATCAACAGAAACTGCAACTTCCAGACTTTCTTCATGGCTGTTCTGGTGCTTTTCAG ATGTGCCACTGGAGAGCAGTGGCAGGAGATCATGTTGGCAGCTCTGCCCGGTAGACGCTGTGACCCAGAATCCGACACTGAGCCTGGTGAAGAGTTCAGCTGCGGTAGCAACTTGTCCTACCTCTACTTCATCAGCTTCTTCATGCTCTGTGCTTACCTG ATTATCAACTTGTTCATTGCTGTCATCATGGACAACTTTGAATACCTGACACGAGACTGGACCGTCCTCGGTACTCACCACCTGGATGAGTTTAAAAGAGTTTGGTCCGACTACGATCCCGAAGCCAC CGGTCGAATAAAGCACATCGATGTGGTCACTATGCTGCGTAGGATTCAGCCACCTCTTGGTTTTGGAAAACTGTGTCCTCATCGTGTCGCTTGCAAG AGACTGGTTTGTATGAACGTCCCACTGCACCCTGATGGGACAGTCACCTTCAATGCTACTCTGTTCGCTCTTGTGCGAACCTCACTGAAGATCAAGACTGAAG GCCCCATCGATCAGCAGAATGAAGAGCTGAAGGTGATCATTAAGAAGCTCTGGAAGCGCACTAAACCCAAGCTCATAGATGAAGTAATTCCTCCACCTAGAG GCGATGAGGTGACTTGTGGGAAGTTTTACGCCAGCTTCTTGATTCAGGACTATTTTAAAAAGTTCCGCAAGAGAAAGGAGCGGGAGAGGAAATCCAAAAAGAAGGACAAGGCAGCTTCTCTTCAG CAAGGGCTGCGGACACTGCAGGATCTGGCTCCAGAGATGCGTCTGGCAATGGCCTGTGAcctggaagaagaggagggtgtGGATGGAGAGATGACAGGTGATGAGATATTCGACAGTGAGCCTGGAACCTCAGTGAACACTACACCCGCCAGCACGCCGATGCCACCTATAGACTCACTGATAGAGCAGACAACTGTGATCGTCGAGCCAGAGCCCAAGGTAGAAAACGGGGGCGTGATCACAGAGCAGGTGACGGGCCTGCAGGAGCACCAGAGACCAGGATCAGAGCTGGCAGGAATCAGCGTGGTAACAGAGCAGCCTGTGAAGTCCGACCCCCTGCCCATCAG GGTGGACTCCATCAGTgagctgcctcctcctcctaccCCTGAGATAACGATTGAACAGGTCATAGCTGAAGAACCAGTCGTGGCAGCTACAACCGCAGTAGCTGAGCAGGTTTACTGCAGTGAGGGAGATGCTGCAAGTCTAGCATCAGTAGACAG GTATGTGTATCCAGAGGCCGTCTCTCCTGCACCAACTGAGACAGGCTACAATGAACAGAGTCTGGAAAGAGCTAACAGCATCGGGGAGATACCTTATGATACCAATGGCTACGTTAGCAATGGTTACGATGGCACCAACATGAATGGAGAGAGTGTTGCTGCAAGTCCCAGTCCTTATCCCACAAATGGATATAATGGGAACGGATACACAGGCTACAATGAAAACGGCAGCATTATCAGCGCCAATGGCAACGGGAGTACTGTGAATGGCTGCCATGAAAATGGCAGCACTGTCAGTGGTTACACTGGGAATGGCTACAATGGAAATGAGAACGGCAACACACAGTTTGTCAGGAGACGGCTACTTCCATCCATACCGAGAG GCCATAAGCCTGCTTTTAACTTCCAATGTCTGAGGCCACAGAGAAGTGTGGATGACGTCCCCATCCCAGGAAACTACCGTGGGAATGTATCTCCAACCAGATCCCGTCTACAG ACCCAGCACAGCCTGGACTCCCGGCCCAGCAGCGTTTCCTCAATGTCGTCCGCCTCTTGGGCTAACACAACAGCAGCTGGCACCACTCCTGTTCCAGGAATAATCACCCCCTCGGCACGCAGGGGCAAGTTGATCTACACCCCTATGATCCTGGTGGACGAAGCCACCGGCACCAGCCAGCCGCTGTGGAACGACGGCTCTGCCAGCCTCCCTGTAGGAAGCCGTCCCGGCTGGTACCCCGGTCAGACGAGGACCTTCACCAGCATGAGGGTGCCGCCTGTCAACCAGGGCTTCGTAGATAAAGGCAGTGCTGACAGTCTTGTCGAGTCG ATCTTGATCTCCGAGGGTCTCGGTGTCTACGCGAGGGACCCAAAGTTTGTGAGCTTTGCCAAGCGGGAGATTGCTGAAGCTTGTCACATGAGTCTGGACGAAATGGAGAATGCTGCTGCTGACCTGATAGCTCGGGGAACCAGTCAGTCGATTTCTCGCTTTGAGGATGAACTGGCCGATGAAATGAACTGTGTGATTTCTTACTGA